A region of Vicia villosa cultivar HV-30 ecotype Madison, WI unplaced genomic scaffold, Vvil1.0 ctg.000726F_1_1, whole genome shotgun sequence DNA encodes the following proteins:
- the LOC131630715 gene encoding BTB/POZ domain-containing protein NPY3-like, which produces MKFMKLGSKPDSFQTDGDNVRYVATELASDIVVNVGDVKFYLHKFPLLSKSLRLQKLVSNPDEDNDEVHIHDIPGGPIAFEICAKFCYGMVVTLNAYNVVAARCAAEYLEMYETVEKGNLIYKIEVFLNSSIFRSWKDSIIVLQTTKPLLPWSEELKIVSHCMESIATKASMDPSKVEWSYTYNRKKLPSENGNDSHWNGVRKQLMVPKDWWVEDLCELQLDLYNRVLSTITTNGNVSGVVVGEALSAYASRRLPGFNKGVIQNGDIAKNRLVLETIVGLLPKDMGSGSCSFSLKLLKLAIQLECEVSVRSELMRRTGQRLEEATVADLLISSSTGETTYDVETVQKLVEVFVAHEHQSLMEEELQEIKSPKMVLNSSSKIKVAKLVDSYLAEISRDPNLPVLNFVGIADLVSSFPRQSHDGLYRAIDMYLKEHPGISKSERKRICRLMDCKKLSAEACMHAVQNERLPLRVVVQVLFFEQMRASTTSSSGGTNTPDLPGSIRALHPGCSHGSSRSTTTNTEEEWDAVATAEDIKVLKGELAALKLSGGSSQSSDRNSNNNADKVAANKMKGFLMSKKIFSKLWSNKEKNGEITSSDTSESPASTVVEETKSTPSRSRRHSVS; this is translated from the exons ATGAAGTTTATGAAACTTGGATCTAAGCCTGATTCTTTTCAAACTGATGGAGATAATGTCAG GTATGTGGCAACTGAGCTCGCATCGGACATAGTCGTTAATGTTGGAGATGTAAAATTTTATCTACATAAG TTTCCACTTCTGTCCAAAAGTTTACGCTTGCAAAAGTTAGTTTCAAACCCAGACGAAGATAACGATGAagttcacatccatgacattccCGGAGGACCTATTGCTTTTGAAATATGTGCAAAATTCTGTTATGGTATGGTAGTTACTCTAAATGCGTACAACGTGGTTGCGGCTCGTTGTGCAGCGGAGTATCTCGAGATGTATGAAACCGTCGAAAAGGGAAATCTCATCTACAAGATTGAAGTCTTCCTCAATTCCAGCATTTTCAGGAGCTGGAAAGACTCGATCATTGTTCTACAAACAACCAAACCTCTTCTTCCATGGTCTGAAGAACTTAAGATCGTGAGCCATTGTATGGAGTCGATAGCTACTAAGGCTTCGATGGATCCATCCAAGGTGGAGTGGTCATACACATATAACAGGAAAAAGCTTCCGTCGGAAAATGGGAATGATTCACACTGGAATGGTGTGAGGAAGCAACTAATGGTTCCGAAGGATTGGTGGGTGGAAGATCTTTGCGAGCTTCAACTTGATCTCTATAACCGAGTCCTGTCCACAATAACGACTAACGGAAATGTTTCCGGCGTAGTAGTAGGAGAAGCTCTTAGTGCTTATGCCTCTAGAAGGTTGCCTGGCTTCAACAAGGGTGTTATCCAGAATGGCGATATCGCAAAGAATAGATTAGTGTTGGAGACTATTGTCGGTCTATTGCCGAAAGATATGGGAAGTGGCTCTTGCAGTTTCTCGCTCAAGTTATTAAAACTGGCTATTCAATTGGAATGTGAAGTGTCGGTGAGATCCGAACTGATGAGGAGAACAGGGCAGCGGCTTGAGGAGGCTACGGTGGCCGATCTTTTGATTTCTTCATCAACCGGGGAAACAACTTATGATGTTGAAACTGTGCAGAAGCTAGTTGAGGTGTTTGTAGCACATGAACATCAATCATTAATGGAAGAGGAATTGCAGGAGATCAAAAGTCCTAAGATGGTCCTAAATTCTTCTAGCAAGATAAAGGTAGCAAAGCTGGTTGATAGCTATCTTGCCGAGATTTCACGTGATCCTAATTTGCCTGTTTTAAATTTCGTGGGTATCGCGGATCTGGTATCAAGTTTCCCTAGACAGTCTCATGATGGCCTTTATCGCGCCATCGACATGTATTTAAAG GAACATCCTGGAATCAGCAAAAGTGAGAGGAAAAGAATATGTCGATTGATGGACTGCAAGAAGCTGTCTGCAGAAGCTTGCATGCATGCGGTACAGAATGAGCGGCTTCCTCTACGTGTTGTCGTGCAGGTTCTCTTCTTTGAGCAGATGAGAGcctcaacaacatcatcatctggAGGCACAAACACTCCCGATCTTCCCGGATCTATCAGGGCCTTGCATCCCGGCTGTTCTCACGGTAGCTCGAGGTCTACAACCACCAACACAGAAGAGGAATGGGATGCAGTGGCAACAGCAGAAGACATAAAAGTTCTGAAAGGCGAACTCGCCGCACTAAAATTATCAGGCGGGAGTAGCCAGAGCAGTGACAGAAACAGCAACAACAATGCAGACAAAGTCGCTGCTAACAAAATGAAAGGCTTCCTCATGTCAAAGAAAATATTCTCCAAGCTTTGGTCGAACAAAGAAAAAAACGGAGAGATTACTAGCTCTGATACATCCGAAAGCCCTGCTTCTACTGTTGTTGAGGAGACGAAGTCTACGCCGTCTAGAAGTAGAAGGCATTCGGTATCTTAA